The following proteins come from a genomic window of Maniola jurtina chromosome 15, ilManJurt1.1, whole genome shotgun sequence:
- the LOC123872352 gene encoding nucleolar protein 58-like: MGSDIDNFGDSARNRSKYDLYVKKSNHVFDGAGENVHYHSDTESQGSKKSKTRYINPAICIETVESTHSATSLQTDSSFIDEVTPHPHSSYRSFSTPFLTGRISSASSGSVKRKSCRLACQEACCEEATPRDNRTYREDGSDTFRLSVASASTTATAKEERERNERKKREAFEQWLARKEHEKREKARLEKMKLQVAASTTPEQREESFKKWLEHKRTQMERRKAEEIMRQYRSKEQREQERQKRQREKEVKLAEWIKKKEEEMKLMKTRAERKAARAAIEEERRRVAGERAYRDWLRTSKNKPLPVPLNQGELSLRGSVSQMYINPVPWQSPT; this comes from the exons ATGGGTAGCGACATCGATAACTTTGGCGATAGCGCTCGCAATCGCTCAAAGTACGATCTGTACGTGAAAAAATCGAACCACGTATTCGACGGAGCTGGCGAAAATGTGCACTATCACAGCGATACTGAGTCTCAAGGGTCCAAGAAGAGTAAAACACGGTACATCAACCCAGCAATTTGTATAGAAACAGTTGAATCTACTCATTCTGCGACGTCTTTGCAAACTGATTCTTCTTTCATCGATGAAGTCACGCCGCATCCGCACAGTTCTTACAGGAGTTTTTCCACCCCTTTCCTAACTGGGCGTATATCCAGTGCCTCGTCCGGAAGCGTGAAGCGCAAATCGTGTCGTCTCGCTTGTCAAGAAGCGTGTTGCGAGGAAGCGACGCCGCGCGATAATCGCACGTATCGCGAAGATGGTTCAGATACGTTTCGCTTGTCCGTCGCGTCAGCTTCTACTACGGCCACGGCTAAGGAAGAACGCGAGCGCAATGAGAGGAAGAAGCGAGAAGCGTTTGAGCAGTGGTTGGCACGAAAAGAACACGag aaaCGAGAAAAAGCACGTCTCGAGAAGATGAAGCTGCAAGTCGCGGCATCAACAACGCCCGAACAACGGGAAGAGTCGTTTAAGAAGTGGCTGGAGCATAAGCGGACGCAAATGGAGAGACGCAAAGCGGAAGAAATCATGCGACAGTACCGCTCCAAAGAGCAACGCGAGCAAGAACGCCAGAAACGACAGAGAGAGAAAGAAGTGAAATTGGCAGAGTGGATTAAGAAAAAAGAAGAGGAGATGAAAT TAATGAAAACTCGAGCCGAACGCAAAGCTGCACGCGCGGCCATAGAGGAAGAGCGTCGGCGGGTGGCGGGCGAGCGAGCGTATCGCGACTGGCTCCGAACCAGCAAGAATAAACCGCTGCCTGTGCCTTTGAACCAGGGAGAACTCA GTCTGCGTGGTTCAGTTTCTCAAATGTACATAAACCCGGTCCCATGGCAGTCCCCAACATGA
- the LOC123872356 gene encoding proteasome activator complex subunit 3 isoform X2, protein MADVAKKDYKDSLKQKAEHLIIKGFPEKIVKLNELLETSNFQNRDLSDVHQDLNIPVPPPAQLNYEPNTKRQRVDSSEASSNTSIEGTKVYALPNGTVPCNKPLSDLIHLVKPHIRELVEDSNLLKMWISFMIPKIEDGNNFGVSIQEDTLAEIQSVESEAAAFFDQISRYFISRAKIVSKVAKYPHIDDYRRAVRELDEKEYLSLWLVMCEIRNRYCSLHDIVIKNLEKIKKPRSSNAESLY, encoded by the exons atgGCAGACGTTGCAAAGAAG GACTATAAGGATTCCCTGAAACAAAAGGCAGAACACTTAATTATTAAAGGTTTTCCAGAGAAAATAGTAAAGTTGAATGAGCTTCTAGAAACATCAAATTTCCAAAATCGAGATCTTTCAGATGTTCATCAG gACTTAAACATTCCAGTGCCACCACCAGCTCAGCTGAATTATGAACCCAACACAAAAAGACAACGCGTAGATTCATCTGAGGCATCAAGTAACACATCTATAGAAGGTACAAAGGTGTACGCCCTGCCCAATGGGACTGTGCCATGCAACAAGCCACTCAGTGATCTGATTCATCTTGTCAAACCTCATATTAGAGAGCTTGTTGAGGATTCAAACTTG CTTAAAATGTGGATTTCATTCATGATCCCCAAAATTGAAGACGGCAACAACTTTGGTGTGTCAATACAAGAGGACACCCTCGCAGAGATACAGTCGGTGGAGTCGGAGGCGGCCGCGTTCTTCGATCAGATCTCACGGTATTTCATATCACGGGCCAAGATTGTCTCAAAGGTTGCTAAGTACCCACACATTGATGACTATAGGAGAGCAGTGAGA gaGCTCGATGAGAAGGAATATCTTTCTCTTTGGCTTGTGATGTGCGAGATTCGCAACCGCTACTGTTCGCTACACGACATTGTCATCAAGAATCTAGAGAAAATTAAAAAGCCGCGTTCATCCAATGCGGAATCACTATACTAG
- the LOC123872353 gene encoding histidine protein methyltransferase 1 homolog translates to MASFKFNFSNTKEISETKDDTDMAWLSSEEIIPSNQIQDLDDLVIHARMFTCDEVEIGHVLVNNMACAKETGLKNLIELSEKEHSDLVAGKYEGGLKIWECTYDLIEYFEKYPGEINFKDAKVLDLGCGAGILGIYAFLKKAFVTFQDYNKEILEYCTIPNVLLNIEEEEREKEIRCKFYSGDWMSFDKLLDKSEVFDIILTSETIYNQQNYDKLISLFLNRLSDKGTVFVGAKTYYFGVGGGTRQFEASIENTNLKSEVVMKTSSGIQREILKINKS, encoded by the exons atggcttcatttaaatttaatttttcgaaCACCAAAGAGATTTCAGAAACTAAAG ATGATACAGATATGGCATGGCTAAGCAGTGAAGAAATCATCCCTAGCAATCAAATCCAAGATCTCGATGACTTGGTCATTCATGCTAGAATGTTCACATGTGATGAGGTAGAAATTGGGCATGTTCTAGTCAATAACATGGCTTGTGCAAAAGAAACGGGTTTGAAAAATCTAATTGAGCTTTCTGAGAAAGAACACAGTGATCTTGTTGCTGGCAAATATGAAG GTGGTCTAAAAATTTGGGAGTGTACATATGATTTAATTGAGTACTTTGAAAAATATCCTGGTGAAATAAACTTTAAGGATGCAAAAGTCTTGGATTTGGGATGTGGTGCTGGTATTTTAGGAATAtatgcatttttaaaaaaagcatttGTGACATTTCAAGACTAT AACAAAGAGATTCTGGAATACTGCACAATACCAAATGTTCTTTTAAATATAGAAGAGGAGgaaagagaaaaagaaataaGATGTAAATTTTATTCTGGAGATTGGATGTCATTTGATAAGTTACTTGATAAATCGGAAGTATTTGATATTATACTCACATCAGAAACCATTTATAACCAACAAAATTATGATAAGCTAATATCCCTATTTCTAAATAGATTAAGTGATAAAGGAACAGTATTTGTTGGGGCAAAAACTTATTACTTTGGTGTGGGAGGTGGTACCAGACAATTTGAAGCATCTATAGAGAATACAAATTTGAAAAGCGAAGTTGTCATGAAAACAAGTAGTGGCATACAGAGAGAAAttcttaaaataaacaaatcatga
- the LOC123872356 gene encoding proteasome activator complex subunit 3 isoform X1 — protein sequence MADVAKKVQDYKDSLKQKAEHLIIKGFPEKIVKLNELLETSNFQNRDLSDVHQDLNIPVPPPAQLNYEPNTKRQRVDSSEASSNTSIEGTKVYALPNGTVPCNKPLSDLIHLVKPHIRELVEDSNLLKMWISFMIPKIEDGNNFGVSIQEDTLAEIQSVESEAAAFFDQISRYFISRAKIVSKVAKYPHIDDYRRAVRELDEKEYLSLWLVMCEIRNRYCSLHDIVIKNLEKIKKPRSSNAESLY from the exons atgGCAGACGTTGCAAAGAAG GTTCAGGACTATAAGGATTCCCTGAAACAAAAGGCAGAACACTTAATTATTAAAGGTTTTCCAGAGAAAATAGTAAAGTTGAATGAGCTTCTAGAAACATCAAATTTCCAAAATCGAGATCTTTCAGATGTTCATCAG gACTTAAACATTCCAGTGCCACCACCAGCTCAGCTGAATTATGAACCCAACACAAAAAGACAACGCGTAGATTCATCTGAGGCATCAAGTAACACATCTATAGAAGGTACAAAGGTGTACGCCCTGCCCAATGGGACTGTGCCATGCAACAAGCCACTCAGTGATCTGATTCATCTTGTCAAACCTCATATTAGAGAGCTTGTTGAGGATTCAAACTTG CTTAAAATGTGGATTTCATTCATGATCCCCAAAATTGAAGACGGCAACAACTTTGGTGTGTCAATACAAGAGGACACCCTCGCAGAGATACAGTCGGTGGAGTCGGAGGCGGCCGCGTTCTTCGATCAGATCTCACGGTATTTCATATCACGGGCCAAGATTGTCTCAAAGGTTGCTAAGTACCCACACATTGATGACTATAGGAGAGCAGTGAGA gaGCTCGATGAGAAGGAATATCTTTCTCTTTGGCTTGTGATGTGCGAGATTCGCAACCGCTACTGTTCGCTACACGACATTGTCATCAAGAATCTAGAGAAAATTAAAAAGCCGCGTTCATCCAATGCGGAATCACTATACTAG
- the LOC123872355 gene encoding pyridoxine/pyridoxamine 5'-phosphate oxidase-like yields the protein MGARCLRLYFRESKSFSRKMSIDIGGMRIKYKDKDETFLEKHLVAKEPFGQFKAWFEEACTRKEILEPNAMCLATATKDGYPSARFVLCKGYGKDGFKFFTNHGSRKAKEMAENPNVAATFYWEILNRSVRIEGTVEKLSEGESTTYFHSRPVPSQIAACTSYQSTPIESRDVLCEREKVLEAEYMIPGKEIPKPNFWGGYIIQPRSVEFWQGQRDRLHDRIKFRKPKEGEVLDGKLLHEGEDGWVYERLSP from the exons ATGGGAGCGAGGTGTTTACGGTTATACTTTCGTGAGAGTAAATCATTTTCACGCAAAATGAGCATCGATATTGGAG GTATGAGAATTAAATATAAAGATAAGGATGAAACATTCTTGGAAAAACACTTAGTAGCAAAAGAACCATTTGGCCAGTTTAAAGCTTGGTTTGAAGAAGCTTGTACCCGAAAGGAAATTTTAGAACCAAATGCTATGTGCCTTGCCACTGCAACAAA GGATGGGTATCCATCAGCAAGGTTTGTGTTATGCAAGGGCTATGGAAAagatggatttaagtttttcaccAATCATGGCAGCAGGAAAGCTAAAGAAATG GCTGAAAACCCTAATGTAGCAGCTACATTTTACTGGGAAATATTAAATAGATCTGTTCGCATTGAGGGTACAGTAGAAAAACTTTCTGAAGGAGAATCTACTACCTACTTCCATTCGCGGCCAGTGCCGAGCCAGATTGCAGCCTGTACTAGCTATCAGAGTACCCCAATTGAATCAAGAGATGTGCTTTGTGAAAGAGAAAAGGTTTTGGAAGCAGAATACATGATACCTGGGAAGGAGATTCCTAAACCAAATTTTTG GGGTGGCTACATTATTCAACCTAGGTCAGTTGAATTCTGGCAAGGACAAAGGGATAGACTGCATGACAGGATCAAGTTTAGGAAACCCAAAGAAGGAGAAGTGCTAGATGGTAAACTGTTACATGAAGGTGAAGACGGATGGGTTTATGAGAGACTTTCTCCTTAA